A stretch of Paenibacillus mucilaginosus 3016 DNA encodes these proteins:
- a CDS encoding carbohydrate ABC transporter permease: MNVSYNTQRTIILVSFLTVPLLLLLTFSYYPLLSLFYYSFLEWDGLTEKAFVGFQNYREIFGNAEYFGVLKNNAYYFIGGLLQTGLALYFAVLLNSKLKGRNGFRVILFLPYIMHSVAIVFMFQALYNNQYGTLNAFLDLVGLSGWKQNWLGDPSIVNFSLAFVSMWKYMGLSMVIFLGTLQSIPQDIYEAARIDGASSTQQFLHVTLPSIRKVMELLLLLTLTGALEAFEIPYIMMLGANNTETFIIKTVDVAFKFQQVGLGSALAVVMLLIVLVFVGLQRLLLKGGDE; encoded by the coding sequence ATGAATGTGAGCTACAACACACAAAGAACCATCATCCTGGTCAGTTTTTTAACCGTACCGCTGCTGCTGCTTCTTACGTTTTCGTATTATCCGCTGCTCAGCTTGTTCTATTACAGTTTCCTGGAATGGGACGGGCTGACCGAGAAGGCGTTCGTGGGCTTCCAGAACTATCGCGAGATCTTCGGGAATGCGGAATACTTCGGCGTGCTGAAGAATAATGCCTATTACTTTATCGGCGGTCTGCTGCAGACGGGGCTGGCTCTTTATTTTGCCGTACTGCTCAACAGCAAGCTCAAGGGGCGCAACGGCTTCCGCGTCATCCTGTTCCTGCCTTACATCATGCACAGCGTGGCGATCGTGTTCATGTTCCAGGCGCTGTACAACAACCAGTACGGGACGCTCAATGCTTTCCTGGATCTCGTCGGACTCTCCGGCTGGAAGCAGAATTGGCTCGGTGACCCATCGATTGTCAACTTCTCGCTTGCGTTCGTATCCATGTGGAAGTACATGGGGCTGAGCATGGTCATCTTCCTCGGCACCCTGCAGTCGATACCGCAGGATATCTATGAGGCCGCCCGGATTGACGGCGCTTCCTCGACGCAGCAGTTCCTGCATGTTACGCTGCCGAGCATCCGCAAGGTCATGGAGCTCCTGCTGCTGCTTACGCTTACCGGTGCTTTGGAAGCGTTTGAAATTCCGTATATCATGATGCTCGGTGCCAACAATACCGAAACGTTCATCATCAAGACCGTCGACGTGGCGTTCAAATTCCAGCAGGTCGGCCTCGGCTCCGCACTTGCCGTCGTGATGCTCTTGATCGTTCTGGTGTTCGTCGGGCTGCAGCGCCTGCTGCTGAAAGGGGGAGACGAGTAA
- a CDS encoding carbohydrate ABC transporter permease, translating to MREQSVFVRTIQYLSLFIGVFVVLFPPYTVFITSLKTKQEYLQNRFALPANWLHWENYEFIFTKTKILTTAFPNTLYIIGLSVAGNIILGTMVAYALGRFDFKLKKVIIGMYLLASVTPLVTTQVATYGLMNSLGLINNIHAPILLYLGADVISIIIYLQFIRNISYSLDESAMLEGASLFRIYWNIIFPLLMPATVTVMILRTIYIYNDFYIPFLYMTKTNLQVVSTSIFQFVGPNAASWNYIAAMIIVIFIPAIILFLFLQKFIYAGVTSGSVKE from the coding sequence ATGAGAGAGCAGTCGGTCTTTGTCCGGACGATTCAATATCTGTCTTTGTTCATCGGGGTGTTCGTCGTATTATTCCCGCCCTACACGGTGTTTATCACTTCGCTGAAGACGAAGCAGGAATACCTGCAGAACCGGTTTGCGCTTCCCGCCAACTGGCTGCACTGGGAGAACTATGAGTTCATTTTCACCAAAACCAAAATTCTGACGACGGCGTTCCCGAATACGCTGTACATCATCGGGCTGTCGGTCGCAGGCAATATCATCCTCGGAACCATGGTCGCTTATGCGCTGGGGCGCTTCGATTTCAAGCTCAAGAAAGTCATCATCGGCATGTATCTGCTGGCTTCCGTTACACCTCTGGTGACTACGCAGGTGGCAACCTACGGGCTGATGAACTCACTCGGGCTCATCAACAACATCCATGCGCCGATCCTGCTGTACCTGGGGGCGGACGTCATCTCGATCATCATCTACCTGCAGTTTATCCGCAATATCTCATACTCGCTGGATGAGAGCGCGATGCTCGAAGGGGCTTCCCTCTTCCGGATCTACTGGAACATTATCTTCCCGCTGCTGATGCCGGCGACGGTTACGGTCATGATCCTGCGGACGATCTATATCTATAACGATTTCTACATTCCGTTCCTGTATATGACGAAGACGAACCTGCAGGTGGTGTCCACTTCGATCTTCCAATTCGTCGGGCCCAATGCGGCCAGCTGGAACTACATTGCAGCCATGATTATCGTCATTTTCATTCCGGCGATCATCCTGTTCCTCTTCCTGCAGAAGTTTATTTATGCGGGGGTCACCAGCGGTTCGGTTAAGGAATAA
- a CDS encoding ABC transporter substrate-binding protein, with protein sequence MKKMFGTMLAVALASSALAGCGGDSEPSKDAAPAGEQGGSTEVQGKITFVTQRTDLVNDGTFDKYEEAFKKKYPKVEDIEFEGITNYESDMRVRLSANNVGDVMLIPTNIANKDLGKFFAPVNGLADSLGDLYFKDYKADNGQIYGIVSGVSTEGIMYNKKAFEKAGITSIPKTLDEFYAACEKLKASGMVPIYINNGAQWPMKEWGEVLVQFSSGDAKYLDKMIETDEPFKVDNAFGKGFTIVRTLKEKGYVEKDLYSNVWEASKGEVAGGKAGMYFLGNWVINQVIGAGAAKEDIGFFPFPYDNSGKLNAPLSADYFYGIDVNTKNKPLAEAWVKFMVEEAGYVEASGFIPPQKSKTPALEQLKEFQSYKPNFIENVPTSSKWNDIGNRAKIDFFGGKYIQDILEAKDLKEELDELNAKWKEARASVK encoded by the coding sequence ATGAAAAAAATGTTCGGTACGATGCTGGCCGTTGCCCTTGCTTCCTCCGCTCTGGCAGGCTGCGGAGGCGATTCCGAGCCTTCGAAGGATGCGGCTCCTGCAGGAGAACAGGGAGGCAGCACGGAAGTCCAAGGGAAGATCACCTTCGTGACCCAGCGTACGGACCTCGTTAATGACGGCACCTTCGACAAGTATGAAGAAGCCTTCAAGAAGAAATATCCGAAGGTCGAGGACATCGAATTCGAAGGGATTACGAACTACGAATCGGATATGCGCGTCCGGCTGTCCGCTAACAATGTCGGGGACGTCATGCTCATCCCGACGAACATCGCCAACAAGGACCTCGGCAAATTCTTCGCTCCGGTGAACGGGCTGGCCGACAGCCTCGGCGATCTGTACTTCAAGGATTACAAGGCCGATAACGGCCAAATCTACGGGATCGTGTCGGGCGTCTCAACGGAAGGGATCATGTACAACAAGAAGGCGTTCGAGAAAGCGGGCATCACTTCCATCCCGAAGACGCTTGATGAATTCTACGCCGCCTGCGAGAAATTGAAAGCGTCCGGCATGGTGCCGATCTACATCAACAACGGGGCGCAGTGGCCGATGAAGGAGTGGGGCGAGGTGCTCGTCCAGTTCTCGAGCGGCGATGCCAAATACCTCGACAAGATGATCGAGACCGACGAGCCTTTCAAGGTGGACAACGCGTTCGGCAAGGGCTTCACGATCGTCAGAACGCTGAAGGAAAAAGGCTACGTGGAGAAGGATCTGTACTCGAATGTCTGGGAAGCATCCAAGGGCGAAGTCGCAGGCGGCAAGGCCGGCATGTACTTCCTCGGGAACTGGGTCATCAACCAGGTCATCGGCGCAGGCGCGGCCAAGGAAGATATCGGATTCTTCCCGTTCCCTTACGATAACAGCGGCAAGCTGAACGCTCCTCTCAGCGCCGACTACTTCTACGGCATCGACGTCAACACCAAGAACAAGCCGCTCGCCGAGGCTTGGGTGAAGTTCATGGTGGAAGAAGCGGGGTATGTGGAAGCCTCCGGTTTCATTCCGCCGCAGAAATCCAAAACGCCGGCCCTTGAGCAGCTTAAGGAATTCCAGTCCTACAAGCCGAACTTCATCGAGAACGTACCGACTTCCTCGAAGTGGAACGATATCGGCAACAGAGCGAAGATTGACTTCTTCGGCGGCAAGTACATCCAGGACATTCTGGAAGCCAAAGACCTGAAGGAGGAGCTCGACGAGCTGAATGCGAAGTGGAAGGAAGCCAGAGCTTCGGTAAAATAA